From one Candidatus Limnocylindrales bacterium genomic stretch:
- a CDS encoding efflux transporter outer membrane subunit, producing MNRRRSSLPVLSRAAFTVRSRGAALAVRLAPALLASLLCASCLVGPDYKAARTTLPAGWSARMENGLEIGSEESLAVDRAWWQTLGDPQLDGLVARAVENNLDVHRAIARIREARAARQVARASFFPTVDTEAGYQRRQTTGTRSSSDAFSAGFDSSWEIDLFGGIRRSSEQATAEFEAAGADLSNVLVSVVAEVARNYVDMRSLQARVAIAVDNAESQKHTLEIAEWRYRAGLAGALDVEQATYNLAQTRSRIPALEIDLAAARNRIAVLLGASAGSLDAELAVRKPVPVPTATVAVGLPVDLLRRRPDVAAAERRLAAATAAIGVATADLYPKLTLTGTFSVAASDFASLDSAAARGFAVGPALRWNLFDAGRLRGIVKQRSAEADAALADWQAAVLSAGEEAENALVAFAKEQQRRDRLREAELAASKAQDLARLQYQNGLSDFQTVLEAERSRLVFEESLAESEASVTTNLVALYKALGGGWQVADCTDTGCRDLATDVEPAQIRSATQATRSGT from the coding sequence ATGAATAGGCGCCGCTCATCTCTCCCCGTGCTTAGCCGCGCGGCGTTCACCGTACGCAGCCGCGGCGCTGCTCTCGCCGTGCGCCTTGCGCCCGCGCTGCTCGCTTCGCTTCTTTGCGCTTCGTGCCTCGTCGGCCCCGATTACAAGGCGGCCCGGACGACGCTGCCGGCAGGCTGGAGTGCCCGGATGGAAAACGGGCTCGAGATCGGGAGTGAGGAATCGCTCGCCGTCGATCGCGCGTGGTGGCAGACGCTCGGCGATCCGCAGCTCGATGGTCTCGTCGCGCGCGCAGTCGAGAACAACCTCGACGTGCATCGCGCGATCGCACGCATCCGGGAGGCGCGCGCAGCGAGGCAGGTCGCGAGGGCTTCGTTCTTTCCGACGGTCGACACCGAGGCCGGCTACCAGCGCCGGCAGACAACCGGCACCCGCTCGTCGAGCGATGCTTTCTCCGCAGGCTTCGACTCGTCGTGGGAGATCGACCTGTTCGGCGGCATCCGGCGCTCCAGCGAGCAGGCCACGGCCGAGTTCGAAGCGGCGGGCGCCGACCTCAGCAATGTCCTCGTCAGTGTCGTTGCCGAAGTCGCGCGCAACTACGTCGACATGCGTTCGCTGCAGGCACGCGTCGCGATCGCCGTCGACAATGCGGAGAGCCAGAAACATACGCTCGAGATTGCCGAGTGGCGCTACCGGGCGGGACTCGCCGGCGCGCTCGACGTCGAGCAGGCGACGTACAATCTCGCGCAGACGCGCTCGCGAATTCCGGCCCTCGAGATCGACCTTGCGGCGGCGAGGAATCGCATCGCCGTGCTGCTCGGCGCGAGCGCGGGCTCGCTCGACGCAGAGCTCGCCGTGCGCAAGCCGGTTCCCGTGCCGACCGCGACGGTTGCGGTCGGGCTACCCGTTGATCTGCTCAGGCGCCGGCCCGATGTCGCTGCGGCCGAACGGCGCCTTGCTGCCGCGACCGCCGCGATCGGCGTGGCAACCGCCGACCTCTATCCGAAGCTTACGCTGACGGGAACGTTCTCGGTTGCCGCTTCCGACTTCGCATCGCTGGATTCGGCTGCTGCGCGCGGCTTTGCGGTCGGGCCCGCGCTGCGGTGGAACCTGTTCGATGCGGGCCGTCTTCGCGGCATCGTCAAGCAGCGCTCGGCGGAAGCCGACGCTGCGCTGGCCGACTGGCAGGCGGCTGTTCTCAGCGCCGGCGAGGAAGCCGAGAACGCGCTGGTCGCGTTTGCCAAAGAGCAGCAGCGTCGCGACCGGCTGCGCGAAGCCGAGCTCGCCGCGAGCAAAGCCCAGGACCTCGCGCGGCTCCAGTACCAGAACGGACTCAGTGATTTTCAAACGGTGCTCGAGGCCGAGCGCTCGCGTCTGGTCTTCGAGGAGAGCCTCGCGGAAAGCGAAGCTTCGGTCACCACCAACCTCGTGGCGCTGTACAAGGCGCTCGGCGGCGGCTGGCAGGTCGCGGACTGCACCGACACCGGCTGTCGCGACCTTGCGACCGACGTCGAGCCGGCGCAAATACGAAGCGCAACGCAGGCGACGCGAAGCGGAACGTAA
- a CDS encoding DUF445 domain-containing protein has translation MAASRRNRVGGISLSIAILGALAAHFGPRLGLVPQSTWLSIVGAGFEAAVIGGLADWFAVTALFRHPLGIPIPHTAIIPARRAKMTEAIVNMVEEEWLSPEVIGQRLARLSPSEAVVDWFGDASHAQRVAAPLRDLLRGLARTLTEREVVDFSERTLRGQLADLRIDATAGKWLARIVRSPTADAAFTAFATSLANIASRPRTSEQLHWWLEQSATALHARGRRFVPFLLRRRTVREKIVEAACEFASAELRDAADDLDHPLRHYALDTLGGFAERVEGGDPEALARIEGVRAALVESLEAGPLVRDVLSRLRAQIERDLGDPKGTLSQLIERKLQASVLQLLDHPDRRATFDQWVRTTAQELLSRHHHQIGLTVRESLEALETDRLVQQIEDRVGADLQYIRLNGAVVGGLVGMMLAVARLFAQV, from the coding sequence ATGGCAGCGTCGAGGCGAAACCGCGTCGGAGGCATCTCGCTTTCGATCGCCATCCTTGGCGCGCTGGCGGCGCATTTCGGGCCGCGCCTCGGCCTGGTGCCGCAGTCCACGTGGCTCTCCATCGTCGGCGCCGGCTTCGAAGCGGCTGTGATCGGCGGCCTTGCCGACTGGTTCGCGGTCACGGCGCTGTTCCGGCATCCGCTCGGCATTCCGATTCCGCACACCGCGATCATTCCTGCGCGCCGCGCGAAGATGACCGAAGCGATCGTGAACATGGTCGAGGAGGAATGGCTGTCACCGGAAGTGATCGGCCAGCGGCTCGCGCGCCTGTCGCCGAGTGAAGCCGTCGTCGACTGGTTCGGTGATGCGTCGCACGCGCAGCGTGTGGCCGCCCCGCTGCGCGACCTTCTGCGCGGTCTTGCGCGCACGCTGACCGAGCGCGAGGTCGTCGATTTTTCCGAGCGCACGCTGCGGGGTCAGCTCGCCGACCTGCGCATCGACGCGACCGCCGGGAAGTGGCTGGCCCGCATCGTTCGAAGCCCGACTGCGGACGCAGCGTTCACGGCGTTTGCGACGTCGCTTGCCAATATCGCGTCGCGGCCGCGAACGTCCGAGCAGCTCCACTGGTGGCTCGAGCAATCGGCCACCGCGCTGCATGCGCGCGGGCGCCGCTTCGTGCCGTTCCTGCTGCGGCGACGGACGGTGCGCGAAAAGATCGTCGAGGCCGCGTGCGAGTTTGCGTCCGCCGAGCTTCGCGACGCGGCCGACGATCTCGACCATCCGCTGCGACATTACGCGCTCGATACGCTCGGAGGTTTCGCCGAGCGCGTCGAGGGCGGCGATCCCGAGGCGCTTGCGCGAATCGAAGGCGTGCGTGCGGCTCTGGTCGAGAGCCTCGAAGCCGGCCCGCTCGTGCGCGATGTCCTCTCGCGATTGCGCGCACAGATCGAAAGGGATCTCGGCGATCCCAAAGGCACGCTGTCGCAGCTCATCGAACGGAAGCTCCAGGCCAGCGTGCTGCAGCTGCTCGACCATCCCGACCGTCGTGCGACGTTCGACCAGTGGGTGCGTACGACCGCGCAGGAGCTGCTCAGCCGCCATCACCACCAGATCGGCCTTACCGTGCGCGAGAGTCTCGAAGCGCTCGAGACCGACCGGCTCGTCCAGCAGATCGAAGACCGCGTCGGCGCCGATCTTCAGTACATTCGTCTGAACGGTGCGGTGGTCGGCGGCCTCGTCGGCATGATGCTCGCGGTCGCGCGGCTTTTTGCGCAGGTGTGA
- a CDS encoding ABC transporter ATP-binding protein, with protein sequence MFQQPASLVRLRGVTKVYGSGAAAMHALRGIDLDIAEGEFVAVMGPSGSGKSTCMNILGCLDTPTAGSYCFRDVEITTLTRRQRSLLRRSWLGFIFQGYNLLPRTSALENVELPLMYRGTPPAERAAIARRALADVGLTGWESHTPTELSGGQQQRVAIARAVVSGPALLLADEPTGNLDSARSVEVMELLCRFNREHGITIVMVTHESEMARYARRVVHFVDGHVASDEVTG encoded by the coding sequence GTGTTTCAACAGCCCGCTTCGCTGGTGCGGCTGCGCGGGGTGACCAAGGTCTACGGAAGCGGGGCGGCCGCGATGCATGCGCTGCGCGGCATCGACCTCGATATCGCAGAAGGCGAGTTCGTCGCCGTCATGGGACCGAGCGGCTCGGGCAAATCGACGTGCATGAACATCCTCGGATGCCTCGACACGCCGACGGCGGGCAGTTACTGCTTTCGCGACGTCGAGATCACGACGCTTACGCGCCGGCAGCGGTCCTTGCTGCGGCGCTCATGGCTCGGGTTCATCTTCCAGGGCTACAACCTGCTGCCGCGCACGTCGGCGCTCGAAAACGTGGAGCTGCCGCTGATGTATCGCGGAACTCCGCCGGCCGAGCGCGCCGCGATTGCGCGCCGCGCGCTGGCCGACGTCGGTCTTACCGGATGGGAAAGCCATACGCCGACCGAGCTCTCCGGCGGACAGCAGCAGCGCGTCGCGATCGCGCGCGCGGTGGTGTCGGGGCCCGCGCTGCTTCTGGCCGACGAACCCACGGGAAATCTGGACAGCGCGCGCAGCGTCGAGGTCATGGAGCTGCTCTGCCGCTTCAACCGCGAGCACGGCATCACGATCGTGATGGTCACGCATGAAAGCGAGATGGCCCGCTACGCGCGCCGCGTGGTTCACTTCGTCGACGGCCACGTCGCGTCCGATGAGGTGACCGGCTGA
- the mutM gene encoding bifunctional DNA-formamidopyrimidine glycosylase/DNA-(apurinic or apyrimidinic site) lyase, with amino-acid sequence MPELPEVETIRVSLDPVVVGRTVARVELRTARLRHALDESLAAALVGRRITATSRRGKYLLFELDDGLAWFFHMGMSGRLHFSDETRAGGLHDHVLAHFREGGTLVFHDPRRFGLCVVEDPGASKLLSLMGPEPLDEAAFHAAYLSEQRRRTVRTIKDVLMDQRVVAGLGNIYVNEILFRARVRPRRRMSKITIDECARIVDATRIVIRDAIEHRGSTISDFLDGIGRRGGYQGSHCVYDREGKPCFVCGAPIKAVVVGQRSSFYCPACQR; translated from the coding sequence GTGCCGGAGCTTCCTGAGGTCGAGACGATTCGTGTGTCACTCGATCCCGTCGTCGTCGGCCGGACCGTGGCGCGCGTCGAGCTTCGCACTGCGCGTCTTCGTCACGCGCTCGATGAGTCGCTTGCCGCAGCGCTCGTCGGCCGCCGCATCACGGCGACTTCACGCCGCGGCAAGTATCTGCTTTTCGAGCTCGACGACGGGCTCGCCTGGTTCTTTCACATGGGGATGAGCGGGCGGCTCCATTTCTCGGACGAAACGAGGGCCGGCGGCCTGCACGACCACGTGCTCGCGCACTTTCGTGAAGGCGGCACGTTGGTCTTTCACGATCCGCGGCGCTTCGGTCTGTGCGTGGTCGAGGATCCGGGCGCTTCGAAGCTGCTGTCGCTGATGGGACCGGAGCCGCTCGACGAGGCTGCTTTTCACGCCGCATACCTGAGCGAGCAGCGCCGCCGCACCGTCCGCACGATCAAGGACGTGCTGATGGACCAGCGCGTCGTCGCCGGCCTCGGCAACATCTACGTCAACGAGATTCTGTTTCGTGCGCGCGTTCGGCCGAGGCGCCGGATGTCAAAGATTACGATCGACGAATGCGCGAGAATCGTCGACGCGACGCGGATCGTGATTCGCGATGCGATCGAGCATCGGGGGTCGACGATTTCGGATTTTCTCGACGGGATTGGACGGCGGGGCGGGTATCAGGGGAGTCATTGCGTGTACGATCGGGAGGGGAAGCCTTGTTTCGTCTGCGGCGCGCCGATCAAGGCGGTGGTCGTGGGGCAGAGGTCGAGTTTTTATTGTCCCGCCTGCCAGCGGTAG
- a CDS encoding dTDP-4-dehydrorhamnose 3,5-epimerase family protein, which yields MLKEAVNLSDDRPGGAAPRLPADTTLTRLAAHADERGMVAEIFRATWPTGIAPVQWSTCISRAGILRGMHVHIRHDDYLCVVQGRLFVALCDLRSGSPTERMPSAFELSGENLSSLVIPHGVAHGFYACEPTTYVLGTSHYYDIDDELGFHWTDPGLDLAWPVESPELSQRDAALGTLEALLPRIRPWHHQ from the coding sequence ATGCTGAAGGAGGCCGTAAACTTATCCGACGACCGACCTGGCGGCGCAGCGCCACGCCTACCCGCGGATACGACGCTGACGCGGCTCGCTGCCCATGCCGACGAGCGCGGCATGGTCGCCGAGATCTTTCGCGCGACGTGGCCGACCGGCATCGCACCGGTTCAGTGGAGCACCTGCATCTCGCGCGCCGGAATCCTGCGCGGCATGCACGTGCACATTCGCCACGACGATTACCTCTGCGTGGTCCAGGGTCGCCTGTTCGTCGCGCTGTGCGACCTGCGTTCCGGGTCGCCGACCGAGCGCATGCCCTCTGCCTTCGAGCTCAGCGGTGAGAATCTTTCGTCGCTGGTGATTCCTCACGGAGTCGCGCACGGGTTCTACGCGTGCGAGCCGACGACATACGTGCTCGGTACGTCGCATTACTACGACATCGATGACGAGCTCGGCTTTCACTGGACTGATCCGGGCCTCGACCTCGCGTGGCCGGTCGAGTCGCCCGAGCTGTCGCAGCGCGATGCGGCGCTCGGAACGCTCGAGGCCCTGCTGCCGAGGATCCGGCCCTGGCATCACCAGTAA
- a CDS encoding transposase, which translates to MRKSRFSDEQILQAIKRVDAGMSAADVGRELGVNQYTIYRWKKKYGGLDVSDAQTLRQLQDENGRLKRMVADQALDIDALKVALGKNV; encoded by the coding sequence ATGCGAAAGAGCAGGTTCAGCGACGAACAGATCCTCCAGGCGATCAAGCGGGTCGATGCCGGCATGAGCGCGGCAGACGTCGGGCGGGAGCTCGGCGTCAATCAGTACACGATCTACCGCTGGAAGAAGAAGTACGGCGGTCTCGATGTAAGCGACGCGCAGACGCTCAGGCAGCTCCAGGACGAGAACGGGCGGCTCAAGCGGATGGTCGCCGACCAGGCGCTCGACATCGACGCCCTCAAGGTTGCCCTCGGAAAAAATGTGTAA
- a CDS encoding IS3 family transposase, producing the protein MSWRHRRPGTDFRGCSTGCNHKRVYRVYREENLQVRKRKRKRLARARCNPRRIATRPNERWSMDFLSDVAGGRRFRTLNVLDECTREALAMEVDTSLPGQRVVRVLERIVAERGKPAEIVMDNGPEFTSLAMDRWAHENGVELHFIQPGKPTQNCYIESFNGKFRDECLNENWFVNVADARRRIENYRRGVPGVTVPSRSTMRSTVRMASRSVFGPTLN; encoded by the coding sequence GTGAGCTGGCGGCACAGAAGACCCGGTACGGATTTCCGCGGCTGCTCGACCGGCTGCAACCACAAGCGTGTTTACCGCGTGTATCGCGAGGAAAACCTGCAGGTACGCAAGAGGAAGCGGAAGCGGCTGGCCCGCGCGCGGTGCAACCCGAGGCGGATCGCAACTAGGCCGAACGAGAGGTGGAGCATGGATTTCCTGAGTGACGTCGCCGGCGGGCGGCGGTTTCGGACTCTAAACGTGCTCGACGAGTGCACGAGAGAGGCGCTGGCCATGGAGGTCGACACGTCGCTGCCGGGTCAGCGTGTCGTGCGCGTACTCGAGCGGATCGTCGCCGAGCGTGGCAAGCCGGCCGAGATCGTCATGGACAACGGCCCGGAGTTTACGAGTCTGGCCATGGACCGCTGGGCGCACGAGAACGGCGTCGAGCTCCACTTCATTCAGCCCGGCAAGCCGACGCAGAATTGCTACATCGAGAGTTTCAACGGCAAATTTCGAGACGAGTGCCTGAACGAGAATTGGTTTGTAAACGTCGCCGACGCGCGACGTCGAATCGAGAACTACCGAAGGGGTGTACCAGGAGTTACTGTTCCTTCGCGCTCCACGATGCGCAGCACCGTTCGCATGGCCTCTCGTTCGGTTTTCGGTCCAACCCTCAATTGA
- a CDS encoding ABC transporter permease, with the protein MWRDVLVLALREVRRNALRSFLTVLGIVIGVAAVITMVTVGGGATAKIRADIASLGSNILYVIPGQHRRPGRGSGASKPFEIADVDAVTDQVSSLRVVVPTASQDATIVYGNASRSTGVTGTTDAFLDARQWPLASGRAFNDAELRGGKAVCLLGATVRRELFGGQEPVGETIRVGKISCRVIGLLAPKGQSSMGSDQDDTLLMPLRTVQRRLTGKQDINAIMVSVSSEASTEKAKRDITLLMRERRHISAGEEDDFTVLDMKEISAALTGTTQIMTMLLGAVAAVSMLVGGIGIMNIMLVSVTERTREIGTRLAIGALEGEVLTQFLVEAVVLASLGGLVGVGVAMVATVAICRAMDVPFILNPGIIAVAFLFSSTIGVVFGFFPARRAARLDPIEALRHE; encoded by the coding sequence ATGTGGCGCGACGTGCTCGTGCTTGCGCTTCGCGAGGTCCGTCGCAATGCGCTGCGCTCGTTCCTGACGGTTCTCGGAATCGTGATCGGCGTCGCAGCGGTGATCACGATGGTGACCGTCGGCGGCGGTGCGACGGCCAAGATCCGCGCGGACATCGCGAGCCTCGGCAGCAACATCCTTTACGTGATTCCCGGCCAGCATCGGCGTCCCGGCCGCGGCTCGGGAGCATCGAAGCCGTTCGAGATCGCCGACGTCGACGCGGTGACCGATCAGGTGAGCTCGCTGCGGGTAGTGGTGCCGACCGCGTCGCAGGATGCGACGATCGTCTACGGCAACGCGAGTCGTTCGACCGGGGTCACCGGAACGACCGATGCGTTTCTCGATGCGCGCCAGTGGCCGCTTGCGAGCGGCCGGGCATTCAACGACGCCGAGCTGCGCGGCGGCAAAGCCGTCTGCCTGCTCGGAGCGACCGTGCGCCGCGAGCTTTTCGGCGGACAGGAGCCGGTAGGCGAAACCATCCGCGTCGGCAAGATTTCGTGCCGCGTCATCGGACTGCTCGCGCCGAAGGGCCAGTCGAGCATGGGCTCCGACCAGGACGATACGCTGCTGATGCCGCTGCGCACGGTGCAGCGGCGGCTGACAGGAAAGCAGGACATCAACGCGATCATGGTTTCGGTCTCGTCGGAAGCGTCGACCGAAAAAGCCAAGCGCGACATCACTCTGCTCATGCGCGAGCGCCGGCACATCTCCGCCGGCGAGGAAGACGATTTCACCGTCCTCGACATGAAGGAGATCTCGGCTGCGCTGACGGGCACGACGCAGATCATGACGATGCTGCTCGGAGCGGTTGCCGCCGTCAGCATGCTGGTCGGCGGAATCGGCATCATGAACATCATGCTGGTGTCGGTAACCGAGAGGACGCGCGAGATCGGCACCAGGCTTGCGATCGGCGCTCTCGAAGGCGAGGTGCTGACGCAGTTCCTCGTCGAGGCAGTCGTGCTCGCGTCGCTCGGTGGGCTCGTTGGCGTCGGTGTCGCGATGGTCGCGACGGTCGCGATCTGCCGCGCGATGGACGTGCCGTTCATCCTCAATCCGGGAATCATCGCGGTAGCCTTCCTGTTCTCGAGTACGATCGGCGTCGTGTTCGGGTTCTTTCCGGCGAGACGGGCGGCCAGGCTCGATCCCATCGAAGCGCTTCGCCATGAATAG
- a CDS encoding Gfo/Idh/MocA family oxidoreductase gives MAGRVARAVAARCGARNARGPAAEDPALASPVTSPSIALVGCGRWGRHILRDLVALGCDVTVVDVDEAARENACANGARKAVRHFDEVRAADGVIISTPAATHARLASEALERGAAVFCEKPFVLSVAEADMLAEKGRGRLFVMDKWRYHQGIEALRALGRTSAAGEIVSLETTRIGQSPDQVDVDPVWTLAPHDLAIALEILGEIPEPVAASAEVREGRAVGLTATLGARPLAVIEVHGASPVTRREIRLTCEGLVATLPGAMSDHLLIADGEDRNSGGDSVETRLAIGTEAPLMRELRAFLGHLAGGPPPKSSADDAARVTRVLSNLRAMAGLDP, from the coding sequence GTGGCCGGTCGAGTCGCCCGAGCTGTCGCAGCGCGATGCGGCGCTCGGAACGCTCGAGGCCCTGCTGCCGAGGATCCGGCCCTGGCATCACCAGTAACGTCACCTTCGATTGCACTCGTCGGTTGCGGGAGGTGGGGTCGCCACATCCTGCGCGATCTGGTTGCGCTCGGCTGCGACGTCACGGTTGTCGACGTCGACGAGGCCGCTCGCGAGAATGCGTGCGCGAACGGCGCTCGCAAGGCCGTCCGGCATTTCGACGAAGTCCGCGCGGCCGACGGAGTGATCATCTCGACCCCGGCTGCCACGCACGCCAGGCTCGCGAGCGAAGCTCTCGAACGCGGCGCTGCGGTCTTCTGCGAGAAGCCGTTCGTACTGTCCGTGGCCGAGGCCGACATGCTCGCAGAAAAGGGCCGCGGCCGGCTCTTCGTGATGGACAAGTGGCGTTACCACCAGGGCATCGAAGCGCTGCGCGCCCTCGGCCGTACTTCGGCGGCCGGCGAGATCGTATCTCTCGAGACGACCCGCATCGGCCAAAGTCCCGACCAGGTCGATGTCGATCCAGTATGGACGCTTGCGCCGCACGATCTTGCGATCGCGCTCGAGATCCTCGGCGAGATTCCGGAGCCGGTCGCTGCCAGCGCCGAGGTCCGCGAGGGCAGGGCGGTCGGCCTCACGGCGACGCTCGGCGCGAGGCCGCTCGCCGTGATCGAGGTCCACGGCGCGTCACCGGTCACTCGCCGCGAAATACGGCTTACGTGCGAAGGTCTGGTCGCGACGCTTCCCGGCGCGATGTCCGATCATCTTCTGATCGCGGATGGTGAGGATCGAAATTCCGGCGGTGACAGCGTAGAAACGAGACTCGCGATCGGGACCGAAGCTCCGCTGATGCGTGAGCTGCGCGCGTTCCTCGGGCATCTGGCCGGCGGTCCTCCGCCGAAGAGCTCGGCGGACGATGCGGCGCGCGTGACGAGGGTACTCTCGAACTTGCGCGCGATGGCCGGCCTGGATCCGTGA
- a CDS encoding efflux RND transporter periplasmic adaptor subunit, which translates to MAESNLPGEVAALMESERVAVARRRRQLAIAAGALVILMVVLWRPFAGGSDGTVKYRTENATTDRLIVTVNATGTLQPTNEVDVGSELSGIVDTVEVDYNDHVTKGQVLARLDTLKLTAESLQSKAELAAAEATLNERRASVVESEAEMNRMSAVRTASGGRVPSQQDFDTAKATLARARAQVASAEAAIDQARAKLDFDMTNLAKAEIRSPIDGVVLTRDVEPGQTIAASLQAPKLFQLAEDLAQMELEVDVDEADVGQVREGQAATFTVDAYPDRTFPAHITQLRYASETVNGVVTYKAVLEVANADLALRPGMTATADIVIATIDAALVVPNEALRFVPPVEARDDRGLLQKLMPFGRRWSEPPASQARHDNRRTVYRLEDGKPVATPIQIGLTDGRRTQVVEGEVHDGTPLVIDATVSGAK; encoded by the coding sequence ATGGCCGAATCGAACCTGCCGGGTGAGGTGGCGGCCCTCATGGAAAGCGAACGGGTCGCGGTCGCGCGGCGCAGGCGCCAGCTGGCGATTGCTGCCGGAGCGCTGGTCATTCTCATGGTCGTCCTGTGGCGCCCGTTTGCCGGCGGCAGCGACGGCACCGTCAAATATCGCACGGAAAACGCGACAACCGACCGGCTGATCGTAACCGTCAACGCGACCGGGACGCTCCAGCCGACCAACGAAGTCGACGTCGGAAGCGAGCTGTCCGGCATCGTCGACACCGTCGAGGTCGACTACAACGACCACGTCACCAAAGGCCAGGTGCTCGCGCGCCTGGATACGCTCAAGCTCACGGCCGAATCGCTGCAATCCAAAGCCGAGCTCGCGGCGGCGGAGGCAACCCTCAACGAGCGGCGCGCGTCGGTCGTCGAATCCGAGGCCGAGATGAACCGCATGAGCGCCGTGCGCACGGCCAGCGGCGGACGGGTTCCGTCGCAGCAGGATTTCGATACGGCCAAGGCCACGCTCGCGCGCGCGAGGGCACAGGTTGCCAGCGCCGAAGCCGCCATCGACCAGGCGCGCGCCAAGCTCGATTTCGACATGACGAATCTCGCCAAGGCCGAAATCCGCTCGCCGATCGACGGCGTCGTGCTGACGCGCGACGTGGAGCCGGGCCAGACCATCGCCGCGTCGCTGCAGGCGCCGAAGCTCTTCCAGCTCGCCGAGGATCTTGCGCAGATGGAGCTCGAGGTCGACGTCGACGAAGCCGACGTCGGACAGGTCCGCGAAGGACAGGCCGCGACGTTTACGGTCGACGCGTATCCGGACCGGACGTTCCCGGCGCACATCACGCAGCTTCGCTATGCGTCGGAAACCGTCAACGGCGTCGTCACGTACAAGGCCGTCCTCGAAGTCGCCAATGCCGACCTCGCGCTGCGTCCCGGGATGACCGCGACGGCCGACATCGTGATCGCGACCATCGACGCGGCGCTTGTCGTCCCGAACGAAGCGCTGCGCTTCGTTCCGCCGGTCGAGGCACGCGACGACCGCGGGCTGCTGCAGAAACTGATGCCGTTCGGCCGCCGCTGGTCCGAGCCGCCGGCCAGTCAGGCGCGGCACGACAACCGGCGGACCGTCTACCGCCTCGAAGACGGAAAGCCGGTGGCCACGCCGATCCAGATCGGGCTTACCGACGGACGCCGCACGCAGGTGGTCGAAGGCGAAGTGCACGACGGAACGCCGCTGGTCATCGATGCGACGGTCTCGGGCGCGAAATGA
- a CDS encoding glycosyltransferase family A protein — MSDVPTTHNPTVAVILPTHARPHTIAYSIRSVLRQTWPHLELHVVGDGCDEATAEVVRSFDDPRVIFHPFPKAPGYGYANRNLVLRSLRSDYVTHASDDDLWFPDHLEHAMTALDGGRLDYIVTRSVHVRSSGELDPHFFAFDWRLPLVSGFLHNWFVGATNVVLRRAVLDTIGYWNEALMRFGDRELYERCRTARLAGEYRNHPTILRFYAQDWDHLYKGLAEPPQARFFELLGDPAWCSFVRSQAAPGRRSLAARRRQWLDMLRFTRVSGPKFVRFQIERWRKPC; from the coding sequence TTGAGCGACGTCCCGACGACACACAACCCAACCGTAGCGGTCATCCTCCCGACCCACGCCCGCCCGCATACCATCGCCTATTCCATCCGCTCCGTGCTCCGCCAGACCTGGCCGCACCTCGAGCTCCACGTCGTCGGCGACGGCTGCGACGAAGCGACGGCAGAAGTCGTCCGCTCGTTCGACGACCCGCGCGTCATCTTCCACCCGTTCCCCAAAGCGCCCGGCTACGGTTACGCAAACCGCAACCTCGTGCTGCGGTCGCTCCGCAGCGATTACGTAACCCACGCGAGCGACGACGACCTGTGGTTTCCGGACCATCTCGAGCACGCGATGACGGCGCTCGACGGCGGCAGGCTCGACTACATCGTCACGCGCTCCGTGCACGTGCGAAGCAGCGGCGAGCTCGACCCGCATTTCTTCGCGTTCGACTGGCGACTGCCGCTGGTGAGCGGCTTCCTGCACAACTGGTTTGTCGGTGCGACCAATGTCGTCCTTCGCCGCGCGGTGCTCGACACGATCGGCTACTGGAACGAGGCCCTGATGCGTTTCGGCGATCGCGAGCTTTATGAGCGCTGTCGCACGGCGCGTCTTGCCGGCGAGTACCGCAACCATCCCACGATTCTGCGCTTTTACGCCCAGGACTGGGATCACCTCTACAAAGGCCTCGCCGAACCGCCGCAGGCACGATTTTTTGAATTGCTGGGCGACCCGGCATGGTGCAGCTTCGTACGCAGCCAAGCGGCGCCGGGCCGGCGCTCGCTTGCCGCGCGGCGGCGGCAGTGGCTCGACATGCTGCGGTTCACACGCGTATCGGGCCCGAAGTTTGTAAGGTTCCAGATCGAGCGCTGGAGGAAGCCATGCTGA